The following coding sequences are from one Lolium rigidum isolate FL_2022 chromosome 6, APGP_CSIRO_Lrig_0.1, whole genome shotgun sequence window:
- the LOC124668241 gene encoding phloretin 2'-O-glucosyltransferase-like, with protein sequence MDAAATTMAPRKLVVLYPSPGMGHIVSMIELGKIFVARGLAVSIVVIDLPHNTGSSATGPFLAGVTAANPCISFHRLPQVKLPHVESRHIETLNFEVARAANPHLRDFLVSISPDIFIADFFCHVARHVASELGIPVYFFFTSGAEVLAVLLHLPVMHSKTTANFQDMGEELVHVPGIPSFPASHAMLPILDRDDAAYMAFVNVCSDMCRSQGIIANTFRSLEPRAIEAIVAGLCTPVGLPIPPVYCIGPLIKSEELGVKRGDECIAWLDTQPKDSVVFLCFGSLGRFSVKQIREVALGLEASGQRFLWVVKSPPNDDPTKKFENPSEPDLVALLSEGFLDRTKDTGLVVKSWAPQRDVLMHDAVGGFVTHCGWNSVLESIMAGVPMLAWPLYAEQRMNRVFLEKELGLAVAVEGYDKEVVEAGEVAAKVKWMMDSDGGRVSRERTQAAMRQAKKAISQGGESEKTLTGLVEAWILA encoded by the coding sequence ATGGACGCCGCCGCAACCACCATGGCGCCCCGGAAACTGGTGGTGCTCTACCCTTCACCGGGCATGGGCCACATTGTCTCCATGATCGAGCTCGGGAAGATCTTCGTCGCCCGCGGCCTCGCGGTCAGCATTGTGGTCATCGATCTTCCGCACAACACCGGCTCAAGCGCAACAGGGCCCTTCCTCGCCGGGGTCACCGCTGCCAATCCCTGTATCTCCTTCCATCGTCTCCCGCAGGTCAAGCTCCCACACGTGGAATCCAGGCACATCGAAACGTTAAACTTCGAGGTCGCCCGCGCGGCAAATCCGCATCTGCGTGATTTCCTTGTCAGCATCTCCCCGGACATATTCATTGCCGATTTTTTCTGCCATGTCGCCCGCCACGTCGCCTCCGAGCTCGGCATTCCCGTATATTTCTTcttcacctccggcgccgaggtcctGGCTGTCCTTCTGCATCTCCCGGTCATGCACTCTAAGACCACTGCAAACTTCCAGGACATGGGTGAGGAGCTCGTGCATGTCCCTGGAATTCCCTCATTTCCGGCGTCGCACGCCATGCTGCCAATCTTGGACCGTGATGACGCAGCCTACATGGCATTCGTGAACGTGTGCAGCGACATGTGCCGCTCCCAGGGCATCATCGCCAACACCTTCCGCTCGCTCGAGCCGCGGGCCATCGAGGCCATCGTGGCCGGGCTTTGCACACCTGTTGGACTCCCGATCCCTCCAGTCTACTGCATCGGGCCGCTGATAAAGTCAGAGGAGCTGGgtgtgaagcgtggcgatgagtgCATCGCATGGCTGGACACACAGCCCAAGGACAGCGTGGTGTTCCTCTGCTTCGGCAGCCTCGGCCGGTTCAGCGTGAAGCAGATCAGAGAGGTGGCGCTCGGGCTAGAGGCAAGCGGGCAGCGTTTCCTTTGGGTCGTAAAGAGCCCTCCCAACGATGACCCAACCAAGAAGTTCGAGAATCCTTCGGAGCCAGACCTCGTCGCCCTCCTCTCAGAGGGCTTCCTAGACAGGACCAAGGACACGGGCTTGGTCGTCAAGTCGTGGGCGCCGCAGCGTGATGTGCTGATGCACGACGCGGTGGGTGGCTTCGTGACGCACTGTGGTTGGAACTCAGTACTGGAGTCGATCATGGCGGGGGTGCCGATGCTGGCGTGGCCGCTTTACGCGGAGCAACGTATGAACAGGGTGTTCCTTGAGAAGGAGCTTGGGCTAGCAGTCGCAGTGGAAGGATACGACAAGGAGGTGGTCGAGGCCGGGGAGGTGGCAGCGAAGGTGAAGTGGATGATGGACTCTGATGGAGGGAGGGTGAGCAGGGAGCGTACGCAGGCGGCGATGCGCCAGGCGAAGAAGGCGATAAGCCAGGGCGGGGAGTCAGAGAAGACGCTGACGGGATTAGTGGAAGCCTGGATACTTGCTTGA